In one Diabrotica virgifera virgifera chromosome 7, PGI_DIABVI_V3a genomic region, the following are encoded:
- the LOC126888098 gene encoding 60S ribosomal protein L5-like — translation MYKNAHAAIRANPELEKKAEKAPAPAKRWNRRKLTLADLKDRVAQKNKSYLAKLQDQDTHSLTD, via the coding sequence ATGTACAAGAATGCCCATGCTGCCATTCGTGCAAATCCAGAGTTGGAGAAGAAGGCTGAAAAGGCTCCAGCACCTGCAAAGAGATGGAACCGTAGGAAGCTTACTTTGGCTGATCTCAAGGACCGTGTTGCACAGAAAAATAAGTCCTATTTGGCCAAACTTCAAGATCAAGATACCCATAGTCTAACGGACTAG